The Anastrepha ludens isolate Willacy chromosome 2, idAnaLude1.1, whole genome shotgun sequence genome contains a region encoding:
- the LOC128866316 gene encoding cytochrome P450 307a1-like isoform X1, which translates to MPPMLFSCCLIVIIFGCLYIPILYNHFRKIKVITVESSRRMIQIYQQAPGPFPWPIFGSLGLLASHKVPLQSFTELSKKFGNIYTLTLGSTRCIVVSNLELIREVLNQNGKFFGGRPNFIRYHKLFGGDRNNSLALCDWSLLQKRRRNLARRHCSPRNSSPYFEKMSKIGCSETDILMQQLSEETNGGKPILIKPIIQRTCANMFFRYMCSVRFEHDDREFCKVVEFFDEIFWEINQGYIFDFLPWLAPFYRNYINKITHWSITIRCFIMNRIIKEREQFKNQSEDDFTDALLKSLIEDMNVSRDTIIFMLEDFIGGHSAVGNLVMLTLMYLAKHRNVAKKIQLEADSIATRERRTISFYDIDEMPYTMATIFEVLRCSSSPIVPHVATEDTIISGYGVAKDTIVFINNYNLNHNKLFWKQPQHFQPERFLEQPCKKTGSKQVVSGPSSSAEILTGTSSEKPNESMLNRKNSSLPQIKKNIPFFLPFSIGKRTCIGQNLVRGFGFILIANILRQYDINYEDNATVHIKTGSIALTPKAIPLVLVNRNKIL; encoded by the exons atgccgcCGATGTTATTTTCGTGTTGCTTAATAGTTATAATATTTGGTTGTTTGTATATTCCCATATTATATAACCATTTTCGTAAGATTAAAGTGATAACAGTTGAATCTTCAAGACGAATGATTCAAATTTACCAACAAGCACCGGGACCCTTTCCTTGGCCAATATTTGGCAGCCTTGGCCTATTAGCTTCCCACAAAGTGCCTTTACAATCATTCACGGAACTTTCTAAGAAGTTTGGAAATATTTACACATTAACTCTAGGGTCTACCAGATGTATTGTCGTGAGCAATTTGGAGCTGATTCGAGAGGTACTTAatcaaaatggaaaatttttcggCGGTCGACCAAATTTCATACGATACCACAAGCTGTTTGGAGGAGACAGAAACAATT CTCTTGCTCTTTGTGACTGGTCACTTTTGCAAAAAAGACGCCGCAACCTTGCACGGCGGCACTGCTCACCGCGGAACTCATCTCCCTATTTTGAGAAGATGTCAAAAATTGGATGTTCGGAGACTGACATACTAATGCAACAGCTCAGTGAAGAAACCAATGGCGGTAAACCGATATTAATCAAACCTATTATTCAACGCACCTGCGCAAACATGTTTTTTAGATATATGTGTTCGGTACGTTTTGAACATGATGACCGGGAATTTTGTAAAGTAGTTGAGTTTTTCGATgaaattttttgggaaataaaCCAAGGATATATTTTCGACTTTTTACCTTGGTTGGCACCATTCTACAGAAACTACATCAATAAGATAACTCACTGGTCCATTACTATACGTTGCTTTATTATGAACCGCATTATAAAAGAACGGgaacaatttaaaaaccaaTCTGAAGATGACTTCACAGATGCTTTACTTAAAAGTCTCATTGAGGACATGAATGTCTCGCGggatacaataatatttatgttggaGGATTTTATTGGAGGACATTCAGCTGTGGGAAATCTAGTAATGCTTACCCTGATGTATTTGGCTAAGCACCGCAATGttgcgaaaaaaattcaattggaggCCGATTCAATTGCAACACGAGAACGTCGAACGATCAGTTTTTATGATATTGATGAAATGCCTTACACTATGGCAACCATTTTCGAAGTTTTAAGATGTTCGTCTTCACCCATAGTTCCACACGTGGCAACCGAGGATACTATAATATCTGGTTATGGTGTTGCAAAGGACACTATCGTTTTTATAAACAACTACAACTTAAACCATAATAAATTGTTTTGGAAACAACCGCAGCACTTCCAACCTGAAAGATTTTTGGAACAGCCGTGTAAGAAAACCGGATCCAAACAAGTAGTTAGCGGGCCGAGCAGCTCTGCAGAAATTCTAACAGGAACATCTTCTGAAAAACCGAACGAGTCGATGCTGAACCGAAAAAATAGTTCTCTTCCGCAGATAAAGAAAAACATACCATTTTTCCTACCATTTAGTATTGGAAAGCGTACGTGCATTGGACAGAATTTAGTACGAggctttggttttattttaatagcaaATATATTAAGGCAATACGATATCAATTACGAAGACAACGCTACTGTACATATAAAAACAGGGAGCATTGCACTTACACCAAAAGCGATACCGTTAGTTttagtaaatagaaataaaatcctttaa
- the LOC128866316 gene encoding cytochrome P450 307a1-like isoform X2: protein MSKIGCSETDILMQQLSEETNGGKPILIKPIIQRTCANMFFRYMCSVRFEHDDREFCKVVEFFDEIFWEINQGYIFDFLPWLAPFYRNYINKITHWSITIRCFIMNRIIKEREQFKNQSEDDFTDALLKSLIEDMNVSRDTIIFMLEDFIGGHSAVGNLVMLTLMYLAKHRNVAKKIQLEADSIATRERRTISFYDIDEMPYTMATIFEVLRCSSSPIVPHVATEDTIISGYGVAKDTIVFINNYNLNHNKLFWKQPQHFQPERFLEQPCKKTGSKQVVSGPSSSAEILTGTSSEKPNESMLNRKNSSLPQIKKNIPFFLPFSIGKRTCIGQNLVRGFGFILIANILRQYDINYEDNATVHIKTGSIALTPKAIPLVLVNRNKIL from the coding sequence ATGTCAAAAATTGGATGTTCGGAGACTGACATACTAATGCAACAGCTCAGTGAAGAAACCAATGGCGGTAAACCGATATTAATCAAACCTATTATTCAACGCACCTGCGCAAACATGTTTTTTAGATATATGTGTTCGGTACGTTTTGAACATGATGACCGGGAATTTTGTAAAGTAGTTGAGTTTTTCGATgaaattttttgggaaataaaCCAAGGATATATTTTCGACTTTTTACCTTGGTTGGCACCATTCTACAGAAACTACATCAATAAGATAACTCACTGGTCCATTACTATACGTTGCTTTATTATGAACCGCATTATAAAAGAACGGgaacaatttaaaaaccaaTCTGAAGATGACTTCACAGATGCTTTACTTAAAAGTCTCATTGAGGACATGAATGTCTCGCGggatacaataatatttatgttggaGGATTTTATTGGAGGACATTCAGCTGTGGGAAATCTAGTAATGCTTACCCTGATGTATTTGGCTAAGCACCGCAATGttgcgaaaaaaattcaattggaggCCGATTCAATTGCAACACGAGAACGTCGAACGATCAGTTTTTATGATATTGATGAAATGCCTTACACTATGGCAACCATTTTCGAAGTTTTAAGATGTTCGTCTTCACCCATAGTTCCACACGTGGCAACCGAGGATACTATAATATCTGGTTATGGTGTTGCAAAGGACACTATCGTTTTTATAAACAACTACAACTTAAACCATAATAAATTGTTTTGGAAACAACCGCAGCACTTCCAACCTGAAAGATTTTTGGAACAGCCGTGTAAGAAAACCGGATCCAAACAAGTAGTTAGCGGGCCGAGCAGCTCTGCAGAAATTCTAACAGGAACATCTTCTGAAAAACCGAACGAGTCGATGCTGAACCGAAAAAATAGTTCTCTTCCGCAGATAAAGAAAAACATACCATTTTTCCTACCATTTAGTATTGGAAAGCGTACGTGCATTGGACAGAATTTAGTACGAggctttggttttattttaatagcaaATATATTAAGGCAATACGATATCAATTACGAAGACAACGCTACTGTACATATAAAAACAGGGAGCATTGCACTTACACCAAAAGCGATACCGTTAGTTttagtaaatagaaataaaatcctttaa